In the genome of Mytilus edulis chromosome 3, xbMytEdul2.2, whole genome shotgun sequence, one region contains:
- the LOC139516750 gene encoding uncharacterized protein, giving the protein MADNTNFDLTNICQTDEQQQKNEEGKVQSAYLGNAEKKYSDDSVGKQNEDKRNAACKSNDDEYHVKDYNDFEDKATPFAHFRVRRSGKFCTGEYYHHFIVIRIPNKNVKTDEFTVAHFTSSAEILSEDSRGSGKFTCQTISSDHDLLGYGTTEIPGLHLIKNPDYPKNDDDFSKAWKRLYERLGERDYQLSWNNCEHVVKYILTGKSSCKQVDDNRCRADCFNFLIDSREVGLRAALLVSSLGAIAGSLVRRAYVTIIVAAIVSYSVGTLEHVPQCGNKIGANIIDEAETRIKVAESRSGIAEQSSKQHLNGTKQFLYNKFVCDLAGQLAEEAIFKTCGASLVVSVAIETIFLYYYVLHSLLPKRKNILCPKEFCRIVSLHVLGGYGSILLAVLCGYFGFLNLNRPALVYFLIVFFVGFSFRYLLTIIGGILFDLCHCQCCLNCYVKCEVYCEQCCRGKCGKTGFAIITIMFLGGIGCALYFFLR; this is encoded by the exons ATGGCTGATAATACCAACTTTGATTTGACGAATATATGCCAAACG GATGAACAACAGCAAAAGAATGAAGAGGGGAAAGTTCAAAGTGCATATTTGGGAAATGCAGAAAAGAAATATAGTGACGATAGTGTAGGAAAACAAAATGAAGACAAGAGAAATGCTGCATGTAAAAGCAATGAT GACGAATATCATGTGAAAGATTACAATGATTTTGAAGACAAAGCAACACCATTTGCACACTTCAGAGTAAGAAGAAGCGGCAAGTTTTGCACTGGAGAATATTATCACCACTTTATTGTTATAAGAATAcccaataaaaatgttaaaacagaTGAATTCACAGTTGCCCATTTTACAAGTTCTGCAGAAATTTTATCCGAAGACAGCAGAGGATCCGGAAAATTTACATGTCAGACAATTTCAAGTGATCATGATCTGTTAGGATATGGCACAACAGaaataccaggattacatttaaTTAAAAACCCTGATTATCCAAAGAATGATGACGATTTTAGCAAAGCATGGAAACGCCTTTACGAACGACTTGGAGAACGAGATTATCAACTTTCCTGGAATAATTGTGAGCATGTTGTCAAGTATATCCTTACTGGTAAAAGTTCATGTAAACAGGTGGATGATAACCGATGTCGTgcagattgttttaattttttgatcGATTCGAGGGAAGTAGGATTAAGAGCGGCATTACTAGTATCATCATTAGGCGCTATTGCCGGTTCATTAGTTCGGCGTGCTTACGTCACAATTATTGTTGCTGCGATCGTCAGTTATAGTGTCGGGACGCTAGAACATGTTCCCCAGTGTGGCAATAAGATAGGAGCAAATATAATTGACGAAGCAGAGACAAGAATTAAGGTAGCGGAGTCAAGATCCGGAATTGCAGAACAAAGCAGCAAGCAGCATCTTAATGGAACAAAGCAGTTCTTGTATAATAAGTTTGTCTGTGACTTGGCAGGACAGCTCGCGGAGGAAGCTATTTTTAAAACGTGTGGAGCTTCTCTGGTAGTATCGGTTGCTATAGaaacaatttttctttattattatgtgtTACACAGTTTACTTCCAAAACGCAAAAACATTCTTTGTCCTAAAGAATTTTGTCGTATTGTGTCCTTGCACGTGTTAGGCGGATATGGTTCAATCCTTTTAGCTGTTTTATGCGGATATTTCGGTTTCTTAAATTTGAATCGTCCAGCATtggtatattttttaattgtattttttgttgGCTTTTCTTTTCGCTATCTGCTCACAATTATCGGGGGAATTCTGTTTGATTTGTGTCATTGTCAGTGTTGTCTTAACTGTTACGTAAAATGTGAAGTTTATTGTGAACAGTGTTGTAGAGGTAAATGTGGGAAAACAGGTTTTGCTATTATTACCATTATGTTCCTTGGTGGCATTGGTTGTGCCTTATATTTCTTTCTTCGGTAA